Within the Orenia metallireducens genome, the region AATTTAAGAATCCTGCTTGGTATCTAATCTCTTCAATATATGCATTCATAGTATGGGTATCCTTCTCAACTAAGTCCCACTTATTAACAACTATTACAACACCTTTTCCTTCATCATGGGCATAACCAGCAATCTTTTTATCTTGATCTGTTAATCCTTCACTAGCATCTAATACCACCAATACTACATCAGAACGGTCTACTGCCTTTAAAGAACGAATTACACTATATTTTTCTACACCTTTATCTATTTTACCTCTCCTTCTCATTCCAGCAGTATCAATGATTACATAATCATTATCATCATGGGTAAAAGGAGTATCGATAGCATCTCTAGTAGTACCAGCGATATCACTAACAATAACCCTTTCCTCTCCTAAAATTCTGTTTACTAAAGATGACTTACCCACATTTGGTCGTCCAATTACTGAAATCTTAACTGTATCGTCATCATATGGATCCTCTTCTATCTCAGGAAAATATTCAATTAGTTTGTCCAATAAATCTCCTGTTCTGCGCCCATGTTCAGCTGAAATCAATTGAGGCTCATCAAACCCTAATTCATAAAAGTCATACTTATTCATCTCTGCTTCTTGATTATTCTCAGCCTTATTTGCTACTAAGATAATTGGCTTCTTAGATTGACGTAGTAAGTCTGCTACATCCCTATCCATATTGGTCAACCCTGCTCTAACATCTACTACAAAAAGAATGACATCTGCTTCTTCTATCGCCACTTGGGCTTGATATCTCATTTGTGCTTTAATAGTACTTTGATCATCAAGCTCAATTCCTCCTGTATCGATGATAATAAAAGGATTACCTAACCATTCAGAATCACCATAAATTCTATCTCTTGTAATACTTGGTCTATCCTCTACAATTGAAACTCTCTCTCCTACAAGTCTATTAAAGAGAGTCGATTTTCCTACATTTGGTCTACCTACAATTGCAACTACTGGTTTTATCATTATCTCCACCTCCAAAATTATATCCTAATACTTTTTCTACTAAATCTATCCCTTGATTTTTAACCTTAACAACTTGATTAGGAACCTCTTTAACAAAGTCCTCCCAACTCAAATCATCTAAGAATAATCCATCATCATTTAGAACAATCTCTGGAATCAAAGTCACATCACCTAAGCCATCAATCCTACTTAAATTATTTAAGATATCTGCTCCAGTCAATAACCCTGTTACTGTAACAGTAGGGCCAAAGTATTGATTCTCTACTGTAATTAATTGGATATCTAAATTATCTATTCTGTTTAACCTATTTATAATTGCTTCAATCGCCTTAGTTCCAGAAACAGAGGTAACCATAGTAACCTTACGATACTCTACCAATATCTGAGGTAACTTTTCTTCTACTGCTTCAAATTCATCTAATAATAACCTCACCATTCCTACCCCATTCTCTAGTTGGAGAAAATCATCATAATAATCCGTTGAAGGAACCTCTTCTCCAGCTAATAAGTAGAATTCATCAGAGAGATAGATAAAATTACTATCATACTCTTCTCTAAACTTATTCTGCCACTCTTTGACCATCTTAATTACTTCTTTAGCTTCTTTAGGTGTAAAAGTTCTTAATTCATCTAAATCATCTCGATACTTGGTTAGTCCAACTGGAACGATAGCTAAAGATTTAACTTGAGGTAAAAACTCTTCTAAGTCCCTAATAGTCTTCTCTAAAATCTTTCCATCATTAATTCCAGGGCAGAGTACCACTTGGGTATTGAGTTCTATCCCAGCCCCTACCAAATCTCTAATCTGTTCTAATATCCTTCCAGCCTTCTTATTCCTTAACATCCTCACCCTTACTTCAGGGTCTGTACTATGGACTGATACATGTAGTGGACTTAAATGCATCTGCTTAATTCTCTGAAACTCCTCATCAGATAGATTAGTTAGTGTGGTATAGCTTCCTCCTAAGAAGGAGAAGCGATAATCATCATCCTTTAGATTCAGAGTCTTCCTAGTATTAGGTGCAGTCTGCTTAACAAAGCAGAAGATACAATTATTATGGCACTGCTTTAACCCATCAAAGACAATTTCAGAGAACTCAATCCCTAAAGGTTCATCATAATCCTTCTCAACCTCTAGAATCCAGCATTCACCGTTATTCTTAATTATCTCAATCTCTAGGTATGTATCAGTAATCAAAAATCTATAATCTATAAAATCTCTAATTGTATTCCCATTAATTCTAACTAAATTGTCACCGATCTCTACTCCCAACTCTTCAGCGATACTTCCTGCTGCTACTCCTTCAATTCTAATATATCTACTTACATCTTCAAATTCTGCAAATAATCTTTCTCCCATCTTTTATCACCTCTATTTGTCCACTCCCTTTATTATTATTATATATTAAGGTAATTTCGTCAAGTTAATTTATTAAATCACATTTTTTACTATCTCCCTATATATTCTATTTAATTTCAAACTCAAGATAAATATACCCCTGATAGATAAATAAAAAAGACTAGCAACTGCTAGTCTTTAATAGCTATATAAAATTTTAATGATATGTTAATATCTATTCTTGCTTAAAACTAGCAATTAATGTTTAATTAAAATATAGACACCATTCCCTAAATCATGGACCATTGACTTAGTTAATCTCGAAATCATCATCGAGATATACTCCAACTCCTGTTCATCTTCAGCATAAAAGATTGGAGCAGAACCATTGTCCACTTTATTCTTATTCTCTTTAGAGGTTACAATGGCTAGAATATAATCATTAATATCCATCTAATCCATCCCTTCTATGTAATACAAAGATAATCATAATGTCTTATGCTAGTAAAAAAGTGATATAATATAAAGATATTGCAATATTTTCTATTTTAGTTTACAGTGTGCAGTTGAAGGCTGACAGTTAAATTCAAATTATCTTAAAATCTTATAACATCAATTCTTATAAAGATTTAATCTTTTAACTGCAAACTGTACACCGTCAACTGTTAACTGATCTAAAACTGTCGCAATATACCCATTATGTTACAAATATAAATCTAGCAAAAGAACTTCCTAATATAAATAGTCCTACTAAAAACTAATCTGATGCCATCCTTCCTGCCTTAGTGGCTAATGGGCTCCTACGGGAAGCCTCTAAAACAGGAGTACGACTTACTGCTTCTATAATACACTCTTCATCAGGCTCCATTGGTATCATAATAATATAGACCCGACCTGTATGCAGATTAATCCTAGCTAAAGGTGTGTAGTCTTGAACACCAACATCTAACCTAACCCCTAATTGGCTGACTACATCATGGATAATGGCTTGTCGTTGCCCGGTATTGGCTAAGGTAGCTCGTGCATTATCATCTTTTGGAGCAATAACTATTCCAACCCCTGATTTTTTCCAACTCTCCTTTGCTTCTTTTAAGCCCACATTCATAATTACAGTATCCTCAACAGATAGATTAGCACTATTTGGACCAACAAACTCTAAATCTACAACTCTAATCTCTGCAATATCACCTACATGGTCCTCAGACATAAGAGTATATAGGACATAAACAACTATTGTACCAACAATCACTCCACCTGCGATATTTAAAGAGTTGTATCCTATTAAATTAAAGAAATAATAGCCAAAGCTAGTTAATAGAGCAGCAATCATTGCCAAATAGTTTCTTGATTCAAAGACCTTAGCTATCCCCTCTATATAAGCTTGACCACGAGGTACAAGTTCAGTCTCTTCAATCTGACTTAAAAAATCCCTCTCCATATTCCTGATGCCACGAAATTGTTGAACAGCAGCCCCTAAAATAGTAACAGCTACATAATTCTCTTCCAACATAGCTGGCAATACTAAAGCTCCTAAGGATGAGGCTAAGAAAGCTAGAGTTAAGTGAACAATATACCCATGAGGATAACCTGGATATTGGCGATAATCAACCCTTAGCAATAGTAATCGAGTAAAGGTTCCTAAAATGACCGCTAATAAAATCATTTCCCCATACTTTATCATCTTCTACCTCCACTTCTAATTATCATCCTCTCCTCCATCATCTTTTTCTTCCTTTACACCTAAAGAATTACTGAATGCTCCGCCCGCTCCACCTTTATTAGCAAAGAATAAAAATCCTCCTATAACTAATACAATCACTAAGATAATTCCTATAGCACTAAAAGCACCTGAAGATTCATTACGTTTAGTTTGAGCAGTTGTAGTTCCTCCTAGACCTAAAGCCCCTTCTTCTTCACCACCATAAAGTAATTTACTTACAGAATCAGCAAATAAATTTACACTAACATTGGCAGCTTCCTGAGGCTGCACATATGTCGCAAATTCCAATATTAAAGAACGGGGAGATAGGTCTTGATTATACTTACCCTTGGCATAGAAGATACCTTTGATTAATCCAGGATAATATTTATCGCTAACTGCCTTAATCTCTTTAGCAAACTTATCATTAACTTTCATCTGAGGGTTCTGACGCCCAACTACTATTCTAACCTGTCCAAATTTTTTCCCATTTATATTAGCTGTGTATTCCTTACTATTAGGAACCCCATCACGATGTATATCAAAGATAGCATCTGGTCTCCTTCTTGCCAACCTAGTAGCTGTTCTGCGGGAACGTTCATAAGCCCCACCATCATGAGGGTCATGTTTAGATTTATTATGAATAACTTCAATACCCTTCTTTTCTAAAGCCTGAGCAAGTACTGCAGCTACATTAAATACATCTCCTTTTCCAGGTTCGCTATGAGTTCCACTAGTAGGCTTATATGATTCATCACTGTGAGTATTATAAAGAGCAATCAATTTATTACCATTTTGGGCTAGCAAACCTTGAGATAAAGCAAATAAATTATCCTCATCTTCTATCAACTTTACTGTTTCTTCAAATTTAGCAACACATTTCTTACCATCTACTTTAATTATTCTATACTTCTTGTTCTGTTCATTAATATAATAATCTCCCACACTGACTGCCATTGCTGTCTCAAAGATAGTATCTCCACTCTTTTCAGCAATTACTGTAAAATGTCCTTGCTCTGCATAGCTAACAGATGAGAATAGAAGAAAGAATAGTATAATAAAAAAAGAAGAATCTATTAGGGTCTGTTTATTCATCATCTTCACCATCCTTATCCTCAGCTTTATTTTCATATCCTAACTCTCCAACTTCCATTGAATTAGCTAACTTAGCACCTTCAACTTTCTGACGAACATCCTTATCATCTCTAAATAATCTCTCTCTGGACTCTCCTACTAGTTCTGATAAAAGTACAGCTAATAGACCTCCAATAACTATTGAATCAAAGGCTCCTGCTCCACCTATATCAGCCTCACCAGGAACTCCCCCCAAGGTAATTCTGATTACATGGATCAAGTCATAAATTAAAAATCCTAAAGTACCTGCCACAAAGGCCTCTTTGCGAGACCGTCCAATTAAGTAAGCAATCACCCCTGAAATTATTGGAAAGAGATAATTTGTATCTATTAATGTATGCCCCTCTTCAAATTGGTAAAATTGGGTTAACGCAAAGATTGCTCCACCAGCCAATATCGTTACTATTACTGTTCTAAAAACTTCTTTTCTATCTGCTTTAGATAAGATATAGAAAGCTAAAGCAATAGGAATTATTGCTCCTCCTAAATTAATTGTAATTAAAGGATTACTAGAAATAGGTATATCTATATAACTACCCAATATCATTAAAGCGAAAAAGATAAGTAATGCAGTCTTATTGAGTCCCATTCTTTTGATCATCTGTTCTGCAAAGCCAAAATAAATTATCAACTCTAAAGCCACTAATAATATAACTCCTATAGGCACTACTCTTAGCCCCCTTCAATAAAATATATTTTTAAGTAGAATAACAAGATTTATTATTAAATAGTCTTAACCTGCTATAATTTAATTATTCATAGGTGGGTTAAATATATTTCATCTAATCTTAAAATAAAGTTTAAAAATGTCTTTATATTAGAGATATTGCAACACTTTCAAAATTCACACCTCACCCTAACCTTTCAGGGTTTAGCAACCCTTTATACAAAACCGGTCTCTCCCATTCTTAGGAGAGGGAATAAAAGAAAATATAGTATCTTCCCCCTCTCATTAGTTAAGGAGGGGGGCTAAGGGGTGGGGTGTGAGATTTTGAATTTAACCCTCAACTATCCACTATGTACTGAAGTAAAAGTGTCGCAATATACTCATATTATGATACTCTACCACTTATCTTCTAATAACATATAATATAAAAAAGTATTGCAAAAGAAAAAAAGCAACCTCCAGGTTGCTCTTTTATAATATATCAATATATCAATATTGAATTTATCTTGGCTGTACAATTAGTTTAATAGCCGTTCTTTCTTCTCCATCAATCTCAATGTCTGTAAAAGCAGGGATACAAATCAAATCAATTCCACTTGGTGCTACATAACCTCTTGCAATAGCTACTGCCTTTACTGCTTGATTTAATGCACCAGCTCCTATTGCTTGAAGCTCAGCTCCACCATTATCTCTTAATACACCAGCTAAAGCTCCAGCTACAGAATTAGGACTTGAACTAGATGATACTTTTAGTACTTCCATGTTTAAATACCTCCCCATTTGTTTTGATAAATTAATTTAGTGAATTTTATTGTATATATTTATTTCAACATTTACAAAACAATTCCTTCTTTTTTTGGAAAAAATATTATTTTTTCTCTAAGAGCTTTTAAG harbors:
- the der gene encoding ribosome biogenesis GTPase Der → MIKPVVAIVGRPNVGKSTLFNRLVGERVSIVEDRPSITRDRIYGDSEWLGNPFIIIDTGGIELDDQSTIKAQMRYQAQVAIEEADVILFVVDVRAGLTNMDRDVADLLRQSKKPIILVANKAENNQEAEMNKYDFYELGFDEPQLISAEHGRRTGDLLDKLIEYFPEIEEDPYDDDTVKISVIGRPNVGKSSLVNRILGEERVIVSDIAGTTRDAIDTPFTHDDNDYVIIDTAGMRRRGKIDKGVEKYSVIRSLKAVDRSDVVLVVLDASEGLTDQDKKIAGYAHDEGKGVVIVVNKWDLVEKDTHTMNAYIEEIRYQAGFLNYAPIIFTSALTGKRVMEILDIVNYVVEQYNRRISTNLLNKVIEDAVAMNQPPSDKHGKRLKIFYATQPRVKPPLFVLFVNDPELMHFSYKRYLENQIRGAFGFEGTPIKILARGR
- a CDS encoding DUF512 domain-containing protein, which translates into the protein MGERLFAEFEDVSRYIRIEGVAAGSIAEELGVEIGDNLVRINGNTIRDFIDYRFLITDTYLEIEIIKNNGECWILEVEKDYDEPLGIEFSEIVFDGLKQCHNNCIFCFVKQTAPNTRKTLNLKDDDYRFSFLGGSYTTLTNLSDEEFQRIKQMHLSPLHVSVHSTDPEVRVRMLRNKKAGRILEQIRDLVGAGIELNTQVVLCPGINDGKILEKTIRDLEEFLPQVKSLAIVPVGLTKYRDDLDELRTFTPKEAKEVIKMVKEWQNKFREEYDSNFIYLSDEFYLLAGEEVPSTDYYDDFLQLENGVGMVRLLLDEFEAVEEKLPQILVEYRKVTMVTSVSGTKAIEAIINRLNRIDNLDIQLITVENQYFGPTVTVTGLLTGADILNNLSRIDGLGDVTLIPEIVLNDDGLFLDDLSWEDFVKEVPNQVVKVKNQGIDLVEKVLGYNFGGGDNDKTSSCNCR
- a CDS encoding capping complex subunit for YIEGIA, which gives rise to MDINDYILAIVTSKENKNKVDNGSAPIFYAEDEQELEYISMMISRLTKSMVHDLGNGVYILIKH
- a CDS encoding YIEGIA family protein; its protein translation is MIKYGEMILLAVILGTFTRLLLLRVDYRQYPGYPHGYIVHLTLAFLASSLGALVLPAMLEENYVAVTILGAAVQQFRGIRNMERDFLSQIEETELVPRGQAYIEGIAKVFESRNYLAMIAALLTSFGYYFFNLIGYNSLNIAGGVIVGTIVVYVLYTLMSEDHVGDIAEIRVVDLEFVGPNSANLSVEDTVIMNVGLKEAKESWKKSGVGIVIAPKDDNARATLANTGQRQAIIHDVVSQLGVRLDVGVQDYTPLARINLHTGRVYIIMIPMEPDEECIIEAVSRTPVLEASRRSPLATKAGRMASD
- the spoIIP gene encoding stage II sporulation protein P, which produces MKIKLRIRMVKMMNKQTLIDSSFFIILFFLLFSSVSYAEQGHFTVIAEKSGDTIFETAMAVSVGDYYINEQNKKYRIIKVDGKKCVAKFEETVKLIEDEDNLFALSQGLLAQNGNKLIALYNTHSDESYKPTSGTHSEPGKGDVFNVAAVLAQALEKKGIEVIHNKSKHDPHDGGAYERSRRTATRLARRRPDAIFDIHRDGVPNSKEYTANINGKKFGQVRIVVGRQNPQMKVNDKFAKEIKAVSDKYYPGLIKGIFYAKGKYNQDLSPRSLILEFATYVQPQEAANVSVNLFADSVSKLLYGGEEEGALGLGGTTTAQTKRNESSGAFSAIGIILVIVLVIGGFLFFANKGGAGGAFSNSLGVKEEKDDGGEDDN
- a CDS encoding DUF1614 domain-containing protein, which codes for MPIGVILLVALELIIYFGFAEQMIKRMGLNKTALLIFFALMILGSYIDIPISSNPLITINLGGAIIPIALAFYILSKADRKEVFRTVIVTILAGGAIFALTQFYQFEEGHTLIDTNYLFPIISGVIAYLIGRSRKEAFVAGTLGFLIYDLIHVIRITLGGVPGEADIGGAGAFDSIVIGGLLAVLLSELVGESRERLFRDDKDVRQKVEGAKLANSMEVGELGYENKAEDKDGEDDE
- a CDS encoding stage V sporulation protein S, encoding MEVLKVSSSSSPNSVAGALAGVLRDNGGAELQAIGAGALNQAVKAVAIARGYVAPSGIDLICIPAFTDIEIDGEERTAIKLIVQPR